From Haemorhous mexicanus isolate bHaeMex1 chromosome 2, bHaeMex1.pri, whole genome shotgun sequence, the proteins below share one genomic window:
- the ITFG2 gene encoding KICSTOR complex protein ITFG2 — translation MRSVSYVQCVALDFAGSLFPHAICLGDADNDTLNELVVGDTNGKLYVYKNDDSKPWAVRSCQGMLTCVRVGDVCNKGKNFVVAVSAEGWFHLFDLTSLNSKHPDASGHHELAGAEEQKPVFKQHIPANTKVMLINDIDGDGKCELVVGYTDRVVRAFRWEDSSENPDHVSGQLILLKKWLLEGQVDSLSVNPGPDGSPELMVSQPGCGYAILLCTWDTEQRDSAAGRDGSAPSSEAPVRDVILHQTSGRIHNKNVSTHLIGSIARGSSENSGSGLFALCTLDGTLKLMEGADKLLWSVQVDHQLFALEKLDVTGNGHEEVVACAWDGQTYIIDHNRTVARFQADENVSAFCAGLYACKEGSNSPCLVYVSFSQKIYIYWDVQLERMESTNLLKILDGDPEFESLLQELDVDKNDVDAVRNLIHKTLYFPEKYHLSSPSQDPAGTDSSAHCSGIQDPL, via the exons ATGCGCTCCGTCAGCTACGTGCAGTGCGTGGCGCTCGACTTCGCCGGCAGCCTCTTCCCGCACGCCATCTGCCTGGGGGACGCCGACAACGACACG CTGAATGAGCTCGTGGTGGGAGACACCAATGGAAAGCTCTATGTTTACAAGAATGATGATAGCAAGCCCTGGGCTGTGCGATCTTGCCAAGGAATG cttACATGTGTCCGTGTGGGAGATGTGTGCAATAAAGGAAAG AATTTCGTGGTGGCAGTGAGTGCAGAAGGCTGGTTTCATCTTTTTGACCTGACTTCTCTGAATTCAAAACACCCAGATGCTTCAGGCCACCATGAGCTTGCAGGGGCAGAAGAGCAGAAGCCAGTGTTCAAGCAGCACATTCCTGCCAACACCAAGGTCATGCTCATCAATGACATTG atgGAGATGGGAAGTGTGAGTTGGTTGTGGGTTACACTGACAGGGTGGTCCGTGCCTTCCGCTGGGAAGACTCATCAGAGAATCCAGACCATGTCTCTGGGCAGTTGATCCTGTTGAAGAAATGGCTTCTAGAAGGTCAG GTGGACAGCCTGTCTGTGAACCCAGGCCCTGATGGCTCACCAGAGCTGATGgtgtcccagccaggctgtggctATGCCATCCTGCTGTGCACCTGGGACACGGAGCAGCGGGACTCAGCGGCGGGAAGGGATGGATCTGCCCCGAGCAG cGAGGCCCCTGTTCGAGATGTGATTCTACACCAAACATCTGGGCGGATTCACAACAAGAATGTCTCCACTCATCTCATTGGTAGCATTGCCCGAG GCTCCAGTGAGAATAGTGGCTCAGGTCTCTTTGCCCTCTGTACTTTGGATG gaaCACTGAAACTGATGGAGGGAGCAGACAAGCTGCTCTGGTCTGTTCAAGTTGATCACCAGCTCTTTGCTCTGGAAAAGCTGGATGTTACA GGCAATGGGCATGAGGAGGTGGTTGCCTGTGCGTGGGACGGTCAGACGTACATCATCGACCACAATCGGACTGTGGCCAGATTCCAAGCAGATGAGAATGTCAGTGCCTTCTGTGCAG GCCTCTATGCATGCAAAGAAGGGAGCAACAGTCCCTGCCTTGTTTATGTCAGCTTCAGCCAGAAGATCTACATCTACTGGGATGTGCAGCTGGAGAGAATGGAGTCCACCAACCTGTTGAAAATCCTGGATGGTGACCCAGAGTTTGAAAgtcttctgcaggagctggatgtAG ACAAAAACGATGTTGATGCTGTCAGAAACCTGATTCACAAAACACTCTATTTTCCTGAGAAGTACCATCTCAGCAGCCCCTCACAGGATCCTGCTGGAACAGATTCTTCTGCCCACTGCAGTGGCATCCAAGATCCCTTATAA